From Niallia sp. Man26:
GTGAATAAATAATATACCCGATAGCTACAAGTAAAGTACCTGGTGTTATGACCGCTCTAGGTCCATATTTATCAAACAGCTTGCCAATAATCGGTGCTAACACACAGTTTAGCAAGCTTCCTGGCAGCAAAATAAGTCCTGATGTAAAGGCAGCAAGCATAAGTGCCATCTGCATATACATCGGCAGGATGATAAGCATAGAAAGCATGTTAAAGAAAGTAATAAAGCTCATGAATACGCCAAGAACAAACAGCGGATACGAAAATGCTTTTAAATTCAGCATAGGATGTTCCATCTTCGTTTGCCGGACTGCAAACAGCACAAGTGCGATTAAACCGATGATGATTGATATAATGACAGTCGGACTCGTCCAGCCATCATGCTCACCGCCCACACTTACTCCGTAAACAATCCCACCGAAGCCAATTGTCGACAGGGTGACAGACAGTGCGTCTATTGAAACTTTACGCAGCTCATTGACATTCGGCAAATAAATAAATCCGAAAATCAGGGAGAACAATAAGAACGGTATTGTAACCCAAAATATCCAATTCCATGATAACGTGTCCAAAATCAGACCAGCTATCGTCGGACCAAGCGCTGGTCCTGCAAGCATCACAAGCCCCATAATCCCCATGGCACCACCTCGTTTATTAGGAGGAAAAATCGTAAAGATGACATTTTGTGTTAAAGGCAAATTAATCGCAAGCCCTGCGGCTTGAATAACACGCCCTGCCAGCAAGACTCCAAATACAGGCGCGGAGGCTGCTAAAATCGTTCCAGCCAATGTCAAAAAGATAGATGTTAGAAACATTTGCCTTGTTGTAAACTTTTGCATCATTATCCCTGTAACAGGAACTAATATTCCTAATGTTAGAAAATAACCTGTTGCCAGCCATTGAATCGTTGTCGCATTTGTTTGGAAAAGGCTGCTTAATTCTCCTAAAGCAATATTTAACGCTGTTTCACTAAAAAGCCCGACAAAGCCTGCGACTAAAAGCGCAGCCATTATCGGTCCGGTTTTGATCTGTTGCTCTGCTGCAGAGCCTACATTAGGCCCTGCATTTATTTGTTGATCCATTACTAAGTCTCCTTTAATATATTCGGCAACACACTTGAGATTGTTTTTAGTGGTTCGCTTGCCTTTTCTGTTAGGCAAAGCATCATCGCACCTTCAATTGATGCCGTCATCATTAGTGCAATCGACTTAGCCTTTACGTCTGAAAAGCCATCATCTATCAGCTTGGCTGCGTAAATGCCTTGAATCTTTGTATATAAAGAAGAACAAGCATTGCGGACAGGCTCACTTAATGATGCCATTTCACTGACAATACTGTTAAACGTATAGCCGGCAATCGTGCCCTCTTGATCAAATACAGCAATCAATTTACTAATCATTGCTTGTGTTGCTTCAATTGTTGTTGGATATTGATTAAATATTACTTCAATATCCTCTGTTATCGCCTTGTTCATCGATTGCAGACAAGCAATAAGCAGCTCTTCCTTTCCGCCAGGGAAATGGTGATAAAGACCACCCTTTGTAAGATTGCATTCCTTCAGTATTTCGTTAACTCCTACCCCCTTATAGCCTTTCTGTTGAAAAAGATTAGTCGCGATCTCGATTATCAGCGATTTAGTATCCATTTCCGTAGCACACCTCCACATACCAACCGGTCTGTTTTTAACTATATCAAAAATTTTTTCAGAATTTCAAGCATTTTTTTTATAATTTTTTTGATGAGAATAAACTATTATATAGATTTTTAGTTGATATTTTTCATAGTTTAAAATAGAAATGGGTTATAGTTAGAAGTAGAAAAAAAAGAGAAGCACCAAATTGGTGCCTCCCTCACTTTTTTGACTAGCGAGCTGCAAGAAATACCTACAACACATCATTTTTTCTGACATTTTACCATGAGAAAATTTATAGATGATTTATTTTCACTATGTTTATTTGGTTCATCCACTTCTATCGCCTCTACCAATCCAAAGTTTTTAAAGTCTTCATCTATTGAAGCAGAATCATAAAAAAACATTTTCACACCTTCCATAATTTCGAAATAGTCTTCCGCTAACTGTTTACCCTTACCAAACATTGGGGCTTTTTTGGAAACAGTGGTAAAGACCATGTACCCATTCGGTTTTAACTGGTTGTAGCAATCACTAATAAACTTCTTTCTCTCTTCCCTATTAAACAAGTGAAGCAGAGCATGAGAAAATATACCGTCGTATTGCTTATTATCATAAGGCATGTCACTAACAGATCCATGAAAAATTTTGCAATTAACTCCATTTTGCTTCGCCAAGTCAATGGCTGTTTGGGAAATCTCAATACCTGTAACATTGATTTCATTTTCAAGGAAAACCTTCGCATTCCTACCATAGCCAATCCCTGGTATAAGTACATCCTTTACATTCTTTTCAAGGAAAAAATCCTTTGTTAAAATCGCTGAATCTGTCGGTTCGTATCCCCACATCATTTGTTTTTCAATAAAGCTGGATTCCCAGAATTCCATTATATTTCGCGCTCCTTTTTCATATACTATGCTCATAATTATTAATTAAAGACATAAAGACTCTTTAATAACTATAATAGTTATTAGCATTTTTGTAAAATAAAAAATCTCTACTGTCTAGGGAGTAAAGCATGAGGTTGTTACTTTACATTTTCTAACACCTCTAGAAAATCTCACACCATAGAATAAACTTGCTAAAAAAGAGCTAACAATTTCAATATAATGTAAAAACCACACCCTATTATTATGATGAATGTTGGTGTGGTTTTATTTGCTTCTATTTTATTTTGTTTTCATATTTATCCCAATAATCGCTAAATACTCGCGAATGTAATGGTTTACTGTAAAAATACCCTTGAATCTCATCACAATCCCAATCTTGCAAGACTTGTAATTGTTGCTTTGTTTCTACACCTTCTGCTGTTACTTTGATATCAAGATTTTTAGCAACCGACACTAAAGATTGAACAATGGCAGCATGGTTCTTATTGCTGGGAATATCCTTAATAAAGGATTGATCTATCTTAATTCTATCTAAAGGAAATTTAGATAGATAAGTTAATGACGTATATCCAGTACCAAAATCATCCATGGTAATTTTAAAGCCAATGCCTTTTAGTAGATTAATTTTTTCTCTCGTTAATTCTGTATTTTCTATCGCTAAGCTCTCCGTAATTTCTAAATCTATTTGTTCTGGAGGCACTGAAAACTCTTCTATACTATCCAATAAGACTGGGATAAAATTCTCAGCAATGAACTGCTTTGGTGAAATATTTATTGATAATTGAAAGTCCATCGGAAACCTTATCCCCCATTCTCTAAATTGCGATAATGCTCTTCTAATAATCCAATTCCCTAGCGGAATAATTAAATTTGTTTCCTCTGCTATCGGAATAAAGTCTCCAGGGCTGACAAAGCCTTGCTGAGGGTGATGCCAGCGTATAAGCGCTTCGACACCTACTATTTTTTCATCTTTAATACTATGTTTAGGTTGGTAATAGAGTTCAAATTGTTGTTCCTCAATAGCATTTTTTAATTCTTCATACATCGTAATTTTAGAAAGCATGTCTTTTTCCAAGCTTGCTTCATATTCGGAATAATTATTACGTCCAGCTTTTTTGGCAGCATACATTGCCATATCCGCATGTTTGATTAATGCATCACAATTATTCCCATCATTTGGATAGTAGGAGATACCGATACTCAACGTAATGTCTTTTTGTCCACCTTCTATTTCAAAAGGCTGCTTCATTTCTGTTTGAATGTCTTTTATTAATCTTTTAACTTCTGCTGAGTTCTTAATTTCAGTTAAGCAGATAAGAAATTCATCTCCACCAAGTCTGCCAATTACCCCTTTCCCTTTGATGGTTTTCTGCAATCTCAATGTAATAAGCTTAAGTAATGAGTCTCCAGCTGCATGACCGAGATGATCATTAATATCCTTGAACATATCCACATCAATTAAAATAGTCGCAAAACTAGTGCCCTGATTAATTTGCTCATCTACTTGTTTATAAATACCGCGCCGATTCAGCAGTCCAGTAAGCTCATCATGATAAGCTAAGAAGTTTACCTTTTCTTGGACTTGATTTTGCTCTGTTATATCCTGGGCAATAACATAAATACCTGTTAAAGAATTATCTATTTTGATTTGAGATGCTGTTATATTCAGATTTACTACTTGCTTATTTTTAGTAAGAATAAAGGTTTCAACGCTAATACTGTTCCCTTTAATTACCTCATTAAAAAATGCTTTTAATCTCTCAGTTTCTTCTTTCAACACTAGGTCGGTTATTTTCGACTGAAGAATTTCACTTAATGTGTACCCCGTTAATGGTAAAACGGACGGATTAACTTCTTTAAAATTCCCTTTTAAATCTAATATAAAAATTGCATTTGGATTATATTGAAATAAAGATCTATATTGCTGTTCATTTATTTTAAGTTTCATATTCTGATTCTCTACCATTCCATTCTGGTAGATCAATTGATTTTCAATATAATTAATCGTGATGATAAATAAGATAAGCACGCTGAGAATAGAAATCATAACGATAGAAAAATCTGCAACTTGGAAGAGACTTTGGATAAAGATATAAATGATTGAACCAAAGGAAATACTAAATACCGTATAAAAGGTAGTACTCTTCGTATAAGTTATACTTCTGTTAATCATTAATTGGTCAATATGAAGATGCTCAATAATTCTCGCAATATTATAAATAGATGTAGTTAATAGTGCAGCTGTATAAAGAACATTTACATTATTTAAGTACAAAGGAATGGAATAAACTCTTTCTAATAAATAAACTATGTAAATTACGATAAAAGCAGCAACTACAACACTTAATACTAGATAAGGAATGACTCCTTTCTTTTTATTTGTGTTAAATCTAGATGGTTTAATGGCAATTTTTCCGATTAAACTCATGAGCCAAAAACTCACAAAACAGAATAAAAAGGTATATAAAGTATTTTTCAATGTTAGCTTTAAACTTTCAGGTGATAATTCAATCACGCTTATACTTAACAGACATATGTATGGAATAATAGAAATAATAAAGCCGCATAAAATGGCTAAAAACAAAGTATATATTGCTTCATGCATTTTCTTTCCGGTAACTGTTGTTGTTACATACATATTTAAAGTCAACAAAGTAACACAAATAATACAGCATACGATTAAATACAATATTAAATTAACCATCACCACACTCCTACTATAGTCCTAAAAACATTACTTTAGACTCATTATAAATGGTAACAAAGGAAGATAGAAAGATATTTGCATCTGTTAATGTTTGCCAATTAAATCTCAAAGTCACTGAAACATAATCGGGAGTCTCCCATTTAAGGAAGACTCCCGATTAAATATTTCTATTTATCGATGCTGTTTATTTCACCAACTACTGTTTAGAACAGGGCTAAGTAAATGGCAGTTACTTCTCTATTATCTGAATAAGGTTACCGCATGTATCATTAAAAACAGCTATTGTGAATTCTCCCATTACTGTTGGTTCCATAGTAAATTCTATGCCACCGCCAAGTAATCGCAGATACTCTTTATGTATATCCGGAACGCCGAACATTGTGGCAGGAATGCCTTCTGCGTATATTTTCTGTTGATACTCTTTTGCCGCTGGATGGTTATTGGGTTCGAGTAACAACTCTGTACCATCTTGGTCTTCAGGTGACACAAGGGTGATCCACCTGAACTCTCCGACCGGCACATCCTCCTTTTTTACAAAACCAAGCTTTTCTGTATAAAACGTTAATGCCTTGTCTTGATCCTGGACAAAGATACTATTTACAATAATTCTCATCATGTATTCCTCCTTGATTAAAGTTTCTGATTTGTTTAGATTCTGCAAAGCCAGTATATTTCCTTCACACTGACGGTAATGTTTTTGAAAAACTTCATCCTAACTGTGAGTCTGCCTCAGTCTTTTTCTCTTTCTCCAAAGTAATTTTATTACTAAAAGGAATAAACATAAAATTGGCATAAACAGCTGAAAAAAAAGATGAATATATAACGGAACAATCTTTAAGCCAATAAAAAGATGAATACTGAAGTTTTTCATAAATACAACACTAATGATATAAACAGTCAGTAAGAATGGAATAATCATCTTCTGGTCTTTTTTTATTTTAAATATCCCTGCAAGCCCCTGTATTCCCGCAAATGAAAAAATACTGATTTTTATAAGGCCGCCGATTGTAAAAATTAACACAGCTAATAATTCCAAATGCCTAATAAAATTCAAAAATTAATATGCTCTATTGTTTTCATAAAAGGAAAGATAAAGAATTTAGCTAATTCTGCCGTTAAGAAGCCGATATTTAAAATAGATATGACCATAAGAATGAATCCAGAAATAAGGACCGCCAGCCAGCCGTGCTTTTGGAAGGAAGGAAAGGACTTTACATACTGATAATAACAAAGGAAAACGATTACTTCACCAAATGGAAAAGTGATTAAGGTCGGAAATACAGCTTTTATGATTGGGCTATAACCATTTTCTAAGATGGGCCTTAAATTGTTTAAGTCGAATTCTTCAAGGAAAAACATGGAGACGATAACCAACAGTAGAAAAGAAATCATCATTAAAGTTAAAGCTTCCGAAGATCTCCCCAATGTCTCTATTCCTAAATAGCAAACATATGCCACTAACAAAAGGATGGATAATTTAATAACCCAAGCTCTAACACTCCACAAAAGCACTTCATTAATAAAAAAAGCAAAATCAGCTGTCACCCTAGCAGCTAAATATAAAAAATACAGATAGTATAATCCAGCTAAAAAAATGCCCAACGGACGACTAAAAGCTTCCTGTAAAATATTTGTGAAGGTTTTGCTTGCACCGCCTGCTCTATATAAAGCTATATAACAGAAATGGATGGCTATCCCAATCAGCGTGCTTATCCCGATTGCAATCCAGGCATCTTTCCCCGCTTCCATTCCCATGCCTAATACTATAGAACTTCCCAACTGAAACAAAATAATCATGGATGCTAATTCTAATGATCCTATTCTTTTGATCTCCATATCATCCACCTCTTTTGCCCTTTAGTTAATTAGCTATATTAAGATCTCCAAAGTTCCGGACGATTACCTTTGTCTCAATAGCAAATGTTGAAGTGGCATATATTTCACTTTGCCAACTATCTTCAATTTCCTTCCAACTATCCTTATCGTCAATACGAAGTACATCCCCAAAACCGATAAAGTCGGCATTCATGGCTTGTGATTGAACAAGTAAGTCCTTTAAACCTTCTTCTATTTGTTTTTCCATCAGATCTTCCACTTTTTTTATTCCTGCTGGTTTTGAAATGTCCAGATCGCAATTTAATTCGTCTAAATCCCCTGTTACCTCTACTTTAATCGTAAATTTCGGTTTTCCCTTCGTTATCTTTCCATGGATAGCTGTTTTGGAGTGAATAATGGTTAACCCAAACTCCTCCTTATTGTCATCATTAGGACAATAAGAGCTGAAATAACTATGTTTTAACCTATCTTTTATTAAATAATACGCTCTACTTTGGTTATCATTTAACCAGCCAACCTTTTTGTCTTCATTTAAAAGCGTTAATCCTGAAAATTCTAGATATGATTTTGGTGCCGTTGATTCTAAGAGGGCTTTTTCTTCGGCTAAATGTTCCTTCCCATATAAAGAAATGGTAGGAATAATGGCCTCCTTTCCTCTTGAAAGAATGTCTGCCTTTACTTGGGTTGGATATACTCTTTGATGTGAGCCCCAGTTTTCCTCCGTATTTCTAAGAGCTTTTACAATTTCATTTCCAGGGATATCTTCCATAAATGAAACCACTTTCAATACATCATAGGCACTTATGTCTTTTGTAATTAGAATATCTAATATGGAAGATAATCCAGGCTCACGTAATATATAATTGAGCACATTATTTATACCTTTCGTTTCAGCTAATTCTTCCCCGATTACAATTAACTGGACTTGTGCAGGACTTAACTGTCTGGAAATTTTTTTTGAAACCATTTCAATTGCTTTTCCTATGCTTTTCGCTTTAGCTTCGTATACAATGACCGGCATTTTATCTGTTTGACTAATAGGAGGCTGCGGATTGATTACTTGCAAGGAAACAGCATAATTATCTGATTCCATGTCTATTCCTACTGCATAGACGAGCGCTATTTCATTTAACTCATTACGATTTATGTTGCCAAGAGAAAGTACCGCAAACAACGAAAGGAATATAATAATACCTAATGTTTTCATCATGCTTCCTGTCCTTTATTAGTCTCTTTTTTTTTCTAACAAATTCCTCATGCTGAAATTGATGCTTGTTAGAAAGTTTATCTAATGGAAAACGATAAATCGCATCCTTCTGATCCTTTAAGTTAAAAGGAAACAGTGGAGCAAAATAAGGTACACCAAATGAACGCAAATGATTTAAATGAAAAGTTAATGCTAAAGTAGCAAGAATGATTCCATATAAACCTAAAAAAGCAGCTATGATGATAAATCCGTACCTTAATGTCCGCACTGCAGTAGCCAATGTAATTATTGGAGCTACAAAACTAAATATATAGGACATGCTGACAACCAGTAATGTAGCTGGCTGTACTAAGCCAGCTTCAACAGCAGATTGACCAATTATTATGGTTCCAACAATTGATACAACCGAAACTAAGCCTTTCGGTAAACGCAATGCTCCTTCAATAATAATTTGAAACAGAAACATGAACAGCAGTAATTCCACCACTAAGGGCAATGGCTTACCTTCCCTTTGAGAAGCTAGACTCAATACTAAATCAAATGGCAGCAGGCCAGGATGATATGTAACAAATGCCAAGTAGTATGCTGGCAGATATATAGCCATTGCCAAGGCGAGTATTCGAAGCAGTCTTGTGACACCACCATTAACAAAATAATAATCATCAGGCGACTGCAGAAATTGCAGAAATAATGCCGGTACTACTAACGCATACGGTGACCCCTCAATCAGAATGCCAATTTTCCCATCGGTAATTTCACCTGTTACTACATCAGGCCGGTCCGTTGTCAACACTAGCGGAAACGGCGTGAGAAACTGGTCCCGTATATATTCTTCTATATAATTCGCATCCAATATCTTACTCGTTTCTATTTTTGCCAATCTATTATTTAATTCGGCCAATATCTCTTTATCGACGATATTGTCTAAATAGATAACACAGATATCAGTATTCGTTTCGCTGCCAAATGTATAATTTTCTAATCGCAGCTGTTCGTTTTTAAGAGCTTTTCTCATGATTGCTATATTTGTTGCTAAGTTTTCATTAAAGCCAATTAAAGGCCCTTTCGCAACACGTTGTCCCTCTGCTTCCGTTAAAGAACGTTCCTTCCAGCTAGAAGTGTCAACAACAAGCACATCCTCTATGTCTTCCAATAAAATCAAAGTCTTTCCATTCAGTAAGTCTTTTAGCGCGTCTTTATATAACTGGATAACCGCTACCGACTTTACCTGAATCATTTCTTTTTCCATAACTGCCATTAAGTTAATTACTTGTGTAGTTGGAGAAACCCGCTGTAAAGGTCTGATAATGAAATTTTCTATATCACTTTCATTTACAATACCTGCAATAAATACAAGAGAACAATTCAGCTTTTTATCGTTTAGATTTAATGTAATGGAGCGTATTATTAAGTCAGCTGGATCTCCTAAAGATTTCTTTATATTATTAACATTTATTTTCTTTAAGGTTTCCGCCATCCAAATATTCCTCCAAATAGTGATATATAAAGTAATTTTTACTAAATTGCTGCTTATTATGTAGAGTGTTTATTTGAAAACACAGACTTCATAGAAAAAGCGAACATGACTCATGAATGTCAAATTCGCTTTTTCAGTATTTATTCAGGTATAGCTTTTATGTACGTATCCCAGATTTAATGGAAATCGCCTCAGAGGTATTTATATCCTTTATTTCCCACTAGGTTATACCTTTGTTAAAATAGTTGGAATAATTATAGGTGTTGGGAATTGTTCTTCTGAAGAAAAGTTTTGTATTTCTCCTATTATATCTTCAACAGAATCAACATGCGCTGCAGTAATTCTATACTTCTAGCTATTCCATTTTACTGCAGGAAAGACAAATGACTTTTCCGTTTGTTCCATTATTCCTGTTCTAATGATTATAGTATTTTCATCTTGAGAACAGCGGCTGACTTTGCTCCATAAAAGTAAGACTGAAACAAGTGTATTTAAGGTTATTGACATTTTTAAACCTAAATAGTACTTATCCAACCATTTAATTTATCATATAATCATAGAGAGAATATTTTAGAGTGGTGAGGTAATTTTGGCTAAAATAGATAGAAGAATACTGAAATCACAAGAAGCAATAAAAAAAGCTCTTATAGAGTTAATGTCTGAAAAGAAGTTTGATGATGTTACCATCCAAGATATTTCTGACAGAGCAAATGTAAGCAGGGGGACTATTTATCTTCATTACTTAGATAAATATGATTTGCTGGAAAAGCTTATTGAAGAACATATTAATAATCTTCGGGAATTATGTGAAGCCACGGCAGATTCGGAATACAGTGAAGCTAATCTACCTTGGTTTAAATACCTCGAGAGCCATTATTTGTTTATTTCTACTATGCTTAAAAGCAAAGGTGCTCCTTATTTTCGCAGTCAATTTCATGAATTTCTTATAGAAGAATTTAAGGATGAAGTTGATACAGCTATTGCTAAAAATAAGGAATTAAATGAAGATGTTCTGCTTCAATTTATTGTGACATCGTACGCGGGTTTAGTGGAGTGGTGGGTTATAAATGACATGCCAATATCACCAGAGGAAATGGCATTGCAAGTGGGGATCTTATTAGATAGAAATCTTTAAGAGCAAAAATGGGTAACCTGGTGGTTACCCATTTTTGCATTACTAGCATGACATGGAAGCTGCATGTAACTTAATAAAACATGTGTAAAATTGTATCAATTGTTAATTTCACTTAATTTGTTTATTATTAAACATTTTGACAGAAATTGTTCAGTAACTCGTATTGACGATTCACGGTAAAAAAATGATAATGAATTACCAAGTCATATTGGTCTATATAAATCAATATTTTAATGATAACGTTTTCTTTATTGCTATTACAATTTCACAACGCAGGGAGAGAATTATATGAAGCTTATTGCACTTGATTTGGACGGTACTACGTTGAATTCAAAAAAAGAAATTAGTAACGAAACGATACAAGCAATCAGAAAAGCACAGGAACAAGGCCATATCGTTATGGCTTTAACAGGCCGATCAGCTACACCGGTTATATCTGAACTTGCTAAATATGATTTAGATTTACATGTTGGTGGAAATAACGGCACGGAAATATATGCTAATGGCCAATTAATAGAACTAACCTCTCTTCCCCTTCTTCAATGTCAAAAAATTATGTTAGAACTAGAAAAAGAATCAATGCCATATAAAGTCTGTACAAATATTCGTACATTTGCCCATAAAGACTGGCTTGATCGATATGAAAAAGTTTTGGCATCTGGTCTTGTCCCAAATGAGTATCTTGATCACAAGGATTACAAAATGTTCACAACACCTCCACATGTTTACGGTCAGTCATTCTTTCATAACCCTGAAGAAATACTAAATAATGAATCTACGGTTATAAAGTTTCTTATCCTAGGACTTGATCCGATTCAAAAAGATCGGTTGAGATCCCAATTAGAGTTAATTGAAGAAATTTATGTAGCCTCTTCTTCGCCATTCAATCTTGAAGTTACACATATTAACGGAAATAAAGGAAATGGCTTAAAAGCAATGGCACGCTTTTTTAATATTCCAATCGAAAATACAGTAGCTATCGGAGATGAAATAAATGATATACCTATGTTTCAGGCAGCTGGGCTGGCGATTGCCATGGGAAATGCCGAAGAAGAAGTAAAAAAGCATAGTGATATTACCACACTATCAAATGATGAAAATGGGGTGGCTTATGCTTTTGAAAAGTATATTTTAAATGATTAAGTGCTGCTAATTTTTCTGTAGTTATGTAAAGGTGGGGAAAAGAAATGCTGATACGTATAAAAAAACTATTCACAATCAAAGGGTATTGTCTTTTCATGGTTTGTATGCTGCTTGTCGGTACAGGAATTTCCATTACGATGCCGTACTTATCTCTGTATTCTACTGAGGAACTAGGAATGAGCGCAGGGGCATTTGGGGTCTTTATGGCTGTAAGCTCGCTGAGTGGTGTATTAATAAACTCTTTCATTGCAAAACGGTCAGATAGCGGGCTCAACCGAAAATTGGTGATAATCATAGCTATGCTTTCATCCGCTTTAGGTTATGTGTCTTACCTTCTATTTCATAACTATTTTCTGCTGTTATTAGTGGTTACTGTATTTAACGGATTAGGTGCTGCTGCGATGCCGCAAATCTTTGCTTTCGCACAGGAGTCGGCAAATGCAAGCAAGAGTGATGATAAAACATTTGCACTGTCTACTTTGCGTTCCCTTGTTTCATTAGGTTTTCTTATTGGGCCCCTAGGCGGGACGATTATTTTAGGATTGGCTGGTTATGAAGGGTTATTTCTTGGAACCTCTGTTATCTTTCTAATTATTGCATCTCTAGTATTCTTTTTTCTGAGCAATCAAAGGAACACTGTTTATACGAAAAGACATAATAAATTGCCAGTTCCCGCATCTTCTCTAAAAAACAAACAAATAAGATACCCCTTTATCGCCTTCATCCTTCTTTTTGCAGTAAATGCTAT
This genomic window contains:
- a CDS encoding Ger(x)C family spore germination protein, whose amino-acid sequence is MMKTLGIIIFLSLFAVLSLGNINRNELNEIALVYAVGIDMESDNYAVSLQVINPQPPISQTDKMPVIVYEAKAKSIGKAIEMVSKKISRQLSPAQVQLIVIGEELAETKGINNVLNYILREPGLSSILDILITKDISAYDVLKVVSFMEDIPGNEIVKALRNTEENWGSHQRVYPTQVKADILSRGKEAIIPTISLYGKEHLAEEKALLESTAPKSYLEFSGLTLLNEDKKVGWLNDNQSRAYYLIKDRLKHSYFSSYCPNDDNKEEFGLTIIHSKTAIHGKITKGKPKFTIKVEVTGDLDELNCDLDISKPAGIKKVEDLMEKQIEEGLKDLLVQSQAMNADFIGFGDVLRIDDKDSWKEIEDSWQSEIYATSTFAIETKVIVRNFGDLNIAN
- a CDS encoding class I SAM-dependent methyltransferase, which encodes MEFWESSFIEKQMMWGYEPTDSAILTKDFFLEKNVKDVLIPGIGYGRNAKVFLENEINVTGIEISQTAIDLAKQNGVNCKIFHGSVSDMPYDNKQYDGIFSHALLHLFNREERKKFISDCYNQLKPNGYMVFTTVSKKAPMFGKGKQLAEDYFEIMEGVKMFFYDSASIDEDFKNFGLVEAIEVDEPNKHSENKSSINFLMVKCQKK
- a CDS encoding VOC family protein — encoded protein: MRIIVNSIFVQDQDKALTFYTEKLGFVKKEDVPVGEFRWITLVSPEDQDGTELLLEPNNHPAAKEYQQKIYAEGIPATMFGVPDIHKEYLRLLGGGIEFTMEPTVMGEFTIAVFNDTCGNLIQIIEK
- a CDS encoding DHA2 family efflux MFS transporter permease subunit, which encodes MDQQINAGPNVGSAAEQQIKTGPIMAALLVAGFVGLFSETALNIALGELSSLFQTNATTIQWLATGYFLTLGILVPVTGIMMQKFTTRQMFLTSIFLTLAGTILAASAPVFGVLLAGRVIQAAGLAINLPLTQNVIFTIFPPNKRGGAMGIMGLVMLAGPALGPTIAGLILDTLSWNWIFWVTIPFLLFSLIFGFIYLPNVNELRKVSIDALSVTLSTIGFGGIVYGVSVGGEHDGWTSPTVIISIIIGLIALVLFAVRQTKMEHPMLNLKAFSYPLFVLGVFMSFITFFNMLSMLIILPMYMQMALMLAAFTSGLILLPGSLLNCVLAPIIGKLFDKYGPRAVITPGTLLVAIGYIIYSQFGTDTALWMIALTHIIMMLGIGAVLASVQTNTLNSLPKQYYPDGIALTQTIQQVSGAIGIAVMVSLLSANQTSYLEGVANAPAEAAASGSSFVFTISLVLAVVNFVLSLFMKKPN
- a CDS encoding GerAB/ArcD/ProY family transporter, translating into MEIKRIGSLELASMIILFQLGSSIVLGMGMEAGKDAWIAIGISTLIGIAIHFCYIALYRAGGASKTFTNILQEAFSRPLGIFLAGLYYLYFLYLAARVTADFAFFINEVLLWSVRAWVIKLSILLLVAYVCYLGIETLGRSSEALTLMMISFLLLVIVSMFFLEEFDLNNLRPILENGYSPIIKAVFPTLITFPFGEVIVFLCYYQYVKSFPSFQKHGWLAVLISGFILMVISILNIGFLTAELAKFFIFPFMKTIEHINF
- a CDS encoding TetR/AcrR family transcriptional regulator, whose translation is MDTKSLIIEIATNLFQQKGYKGVGVNEILKECNLTKGGLYHHFPGGKEELLIACLQSMNKAITEDIEVIFNQYPTTIEATQAMISKLIAVFDQEGTIAGYTFNSIVSEMASLSEPVRNACSSLYTKIQGIYAAKLIDDGFSDVKAKSIALMMTASIEGAMMLCLTEKASEPLKTISSVLPNILKET
- a CDS encoding EAL domain-containing protein produces the protein MVNLILYLIVCCIICVTLLTLNMYVTTTVTGKKMHEAIYTLFLAILCGFIISIIPYICLLSISVIELSPESLKLTLKNTLYTFLFCFVSFWLMSLIGKIAIKPSRFNTNKKKGVIPYLVLSVVVAAFIVIYIVYLLERVYSIPLYLNNVNVLYTAALLTTSIYNIARIIEHLHIDQLMINRSITYTKSTTFYTVFSISFGSIIYIFIQSLFQVADFSIVMISILSVLILFIITINYIENQLIYQNGMVENQNMKLKINEQQYRSLFQYNPNAIFILDLKGNFKEVNPSVLPLTGYTLSEILQSKITDLVLKEETERLKAFFNEVIKGNSISVETFILTKNKQVVNLNITASQIKIDNSLTGIYVIAQDITEQNQVQEKVNFLAYHDELTGLLNRRGIYKQVDEQINQGTSFATILIDVDMFKDINDHLGHAAGDSLLKLITLRLQKTIKGKGVIGRLGGDEFLICLTEIKNSAEVKRLIKDIQTEMKQPFEIEGGQKDITLSIGISYYPNDGNNCDALIKHADMAMYAAKKAGRNNYSEYEASLEKDMLSKITMYEELKNAIEEQQFELYYQPKHSIKDEKIVGVEALIRWHHPQQGFVSPGDFIPIAEETNLIIPLGNWIIRRALSQFREWGIRFPMDFQLSINISPKQFIAENFIPVLLDSIEEFSVPPEQIDLEITESLAIENTELTREKINLLKGIGFKITMDDFGTGYTSLTYLSKFPLDRIKIDQSFIKDIPSNKNHAAIVQSLVSVAKNLDIKVTAEGVETKQQLQVLQDWDCDEIQGYFYSKPLHSRVFSDYWDKYENKIK